In one window of Mytilus galloprovincialis chromosome 6, xbMytGall1.hap1.1, whole genome shotgun sequence DNA:
- the LOC143080099 gene encoding ileal sodium/bile acid cotransporter-like isoform X1, which produces MTDVHVVSEKTTSVLINTAFNNTTFRNTTFNNTMFNNNTMLNNNTSFNNTTLDVAIDPTTVILKRLTSSLLIVLLAIIMMSLGCTIEVDKLIQQIKRPLPAIIGMALQFIVYPLVVFGLVHAFQLDHYNALGMLLLGTCPGGSLSNLITYWCSGDVVLSVCMTSLATTLAIGMMPLNLYIYYSSFSSQYLTIPYVKIATGLVLILIPVSVGMLILRKLPKVAAIVVNIGGGIGFLFILLVTGINFYLYPQMFDVGWKLWCAASLMPIFGLLIGYLGAWACCFTRNQCRTVAIEVSSQNVALCLTLIFVSFKLEESTQIAMFPLIFGMFNVTILVIFTVICRIAFKLSKEKHPSEKQENVNENSKL; this is translated from the exons ATGACGGATGTACATGTAGTCAGTGAAAAGACTACATCAGTTCTAATCAACACAGCATTCAACAATACAACATTCAGAAACACAACATTCAACAACACAATGTTCAACAACAACACAATGCTTAACAACAACACATCATTTAACAACACAACATTAGATGTAGCAATTGATCCTACAACAGTTATATTAAAGAGGCTCACGAGTTCTCTTTTGATTGTTCTTCTTGCAATCATAATGATGTCGCTTGGTTGTACCATTGAAGTAGATAAACTGATTCAACAGATCAAAAGACCACTTCCAGCTATAATCGGAATGGCATTGCAGTTTATAGTCTACCCGTTAGTCGTTTTTGGCTTGGTGCATGCATTTCAGCTTGATCATTACAATGCTCTAGGGATGCTCCTACTCGGTACCTGTCCAGGAGGAAGTCTGTCGAATTTGATAACATACTGGTGTTCCGGAGACGTTGTTTTAAG CGTTTGTATGACGTCACTGGCGACCACACTTGCTATAGGTATGATGCCGTTGAATCTATATATATACTATAGCAGTTTCTCGTCTCAGTATTTGACGATTCCATACGTAAAAATAGCTACTGGTCTGGTCCTTATTTTGATACCAGTATCTGTTGGAATGCTTATCCTCAGAAAATTGCCGAAAGTTGCAGCAATTGTTGTAAAT ATTGGAGGGGGAATAGGATTCCTCTTTATCCTACTTGTTACTGGTATCAACTTTTATCTTTACCCACAGATGTTTGACGTAGGATGGAAGTTATGGTGTGCAGCATCACTGATGCCTATATTTGGTCTATTGATCGGGTACCTAGGGGCATGGGCATGTTGTTTTACTCGAAATCAATGTCGAACAGTTGCTATTGAAGTATCATCGCAGAACGTTGCTCTGTGTTTGACATTAATTTTCGTGTCATTTAAACTTGAGGAATCCACACAAATTGCTATGTTTCCTCTGATATTTGGAATGTTTAATGTCACAATACTGGTTATATTTACAGTTATTTGTAGAATAGCATTTAAACTTTCGAAGGAAAAACATCCCAGTGAGAAACAGGAAAATGTAAATGAGAACAGCAAGTTATAA
- the LOC143080099 gene encoding ileal sodium/bile acid cotransporter-like isoform X2 translates to MTDVHVVSEKTTSVLINTAFNNTMFNNNTMLNNNTSFNNTTLDVAIDPTTVILKRLTSSLLIVLLAIIMMSLGCTIEVDKLIQQIKRPLPAIIGMALQFIVYPLVVFGLVHAFQLDHYNALGMLLLGTCPGGSLSNLITYWCSGDVVLSVCMTSLATTLAIGMMPLNLYIYYSSFSSQYLTIPYVKIATGLVLILIPVSVGMLILRKLPKVAAIVVNIGGGIGFLFILLVTGINFYLYPQMFDVGWKLWCAASLMPIFGLLIGYLGAWACCFTRNQCRTVAIEVSSQNVALCLTLIFVSFKLEESTQIAMFPLIFGMFNVTILVIFTVICRIAFKLSKEKHPSEKQENVNENSKL, encoded by the exons ATGACGGATGTACATGTAGTCAGTGAAAAGACTACATCAGTTCTAATCAACACAGCATTCAACAAT ACAATGTTCAACAACAACACAATGCTTAACAACAACACATCATTTAACAACACAACATTAGATGTAGCAATTGATCCTACAACAGTTATATTAAAGAGGCTCACGAGTTCTCTTTTGATTGTTCTTCTTGCAATCATAATGATGTCGCTTGGTTGTACCATTGAAGTAGATAAACTGATTCAACAGATCAAAAGACCACTTCCAGCTATAATCGGAATGGCATTGCAGTTTATAGTCTACCCGTTAGTCGTTTTTGGCTTGGTGCATGCATTTCAGCTTGATCATTACAATGCTCTAGGGATGCTCCTACTCGGTACCTGTCCAGGAGGAAGTCTGTCGAATTTGATAACATACTGGTGTTCCGGAGACGTTGTTTTAAG CGTTTGTATGACGTCACTGGCGACCACACTTGCTATAGGTATGATGCCGTTGAATCTATATATATACTATAGCAGTTTCTCGTCTCAGTATTTGACGATTCCATACGTAAAAATAGCTACTGGTCTGGTCCTTATTTTGATACCAGTATCTGTTGGAATGCTTATCCTCAGAAAATTGCCGAAAGTTGCAGCAATTGTTGTAAAT ATTGGAGGGGGAATAGGATTCCTCTTTATCCTACTTGTTACTGGTATCAACTTTTATCTTTACCCACAGATGTTTGACGTAGGATGGAAGTTATGGTGTGCAGCATCACTGATGCCTATATTTGGTCTATTGATCGGGTACCTAGGGGCATGGGCATGTTGTTTTACTCGAAATCAATGTCGAACAGTTGCTATTGAAGTATCATCGCAGAACGTTGCTCTGTGTTTGACATTAATTTTCGTGTCATTTAAACTTGAGGAATCCACACAAATTGCTATGTTTCCTCTGATATTTGGAATGTTTAATGTCACAATACTGGTTATATTTACAGTTATTTGTAGAATAGCATTTAAACTTTCGAAGGAAAAACATCCCAGTGAGAAACAGGAAAATGTAAATGAGAACAGCAAGTTATAA